AAATATTCCTCCAGTATTTTCCATCAAAAACGTTCATGAAAAATTAGTTTTCATGCGCTGTTTTATCCAAAATCAAATTCTCTTTTAGTTTAATCAGATTAACAACTGTACTGTTAACAGGCGTTTTAATTCCGTAATTTTTGCCTGTTTTTACAATATAGCCGTTTATGAAATCAATTTCTGTTTTTTTGCCGATTGAAAGATCCTGATACATTGAGGAGTGATGCTCTGCTGTAGACGGAATTTGATTGTTTTTCAAATAATACATGTATTCCTCTGCAGTTTTCCAATCCATAGTGACTTTTTCTGCCTTACTGACCTCAAAAGCCTCTTTTACAATTTCGGATATTATTTCCATTGCATTGTTGTCGAGCAGTTTTCCATAAGGAACTTTCATAACTGCACCAAGAGGGTTTAAAGCGGCGTTATAAAGGGTTTTTCCCCAAATCGCACCACTTATATTTGTCTCTTCCAAAATATCAAGACCTGCCTTCTGAAAAATGCTGACTATTGTTTTTACTTTTTCATTTGTTCCTTTTGGATATAATCCAAGTTTTATTGGAGATGCCTGTACAGATACATGAACATATCCGTCATCCTGCCATTCAAAACCGGTGATTATCATTCCGCCAATTACACAGTCTGTAAATTCTTTAATTATATCCTCATTCCCAATACCGTTTTGAAGACTGATAACAGGAGTATCTTTAATGAAGTCTTTAAACTGCTCACAGATTTCTCTTGTGGCATTGGATTTGGATGTAATTATTATAAAGTCAAATTTTTCATCTTCGGCAGGCATTTCAGAACATTTAAAAGAGTAATTGCTCTCACCCCATATGCCGGTCATGACAAATCCACGTTTTTCTATTGCTTTAGCGTGCTTCTGTCTGCATACAGCATGAACTTCACATATTTTTGAGAGTTTTGCAGAAATGCACAGTCCTACCGCACCTGCTCCAAGGATTGCAATTTTCATCGGTATCTTAAATTTATTTTGATTTAATCTATGATAAACCTGCGAGATTTCTTTTTTTCTTTTCAATCTCTAAAAGTGACTTTTTTATCATAATATCAGGAGTGAATCCACCAAGACTGTTTTTGGATACAACCCTGTGGCATGGAATTATAAGAGGAGTCGGATTTCTCTTCATTGCAATTCCAACAGTTCTGTGATGAGTCCCGCAGATTTCAGCAACTTCAGAGTATGTTTTTGTCTCCCCGTATGGTATTTCAAAAACTGCCCTGTAAATGTTATTGTATGGATGACCGTCTGTTAGCGCAACTGATGTGAGAGGTGAAAGAGTGTCTTTTTTTCCGCTTAAGAAAAGTTTTATCTGGGGCGGTACATATGATTCCTCTCCAAACCGCTCAAATGATACTTTGTGAACTAGGTTTTCAGACCATAAAATCCTGATTCTCCAAAGTCCAAAGCGGCAGACCCCGCTTCTTATCTCCATTTTTTACTACCTGTCTTTATTGAATTACCTAAGTTTTATTTTATTACCGATCTTTTATTTTATTACCGATCTTTTATTTTATTAACTATCTCCATTTGGAAATACCGGATTTAAATTCGTTTATTGTACATTCAGTTAATTCATCCTGCATCCATGG
The genomic region above belongs to Methanomicrobium antiquum and contains:
- a CDS encoding ketopantoate reductase family protein, encoding MKIAILGAGAVGLCISAKLSKICEVHAVCRQKHAKAIEKRGFVMTGIWGESNYSFKCSEMPAEDEKFDFIIITSKSNATREICEQFKDFIKDTPVISLQNGIGNEDIIKEFTDCVIGGMIITGFEWQDDGYVHVSVQASPIKLGLYPKGTNEKVKTIVSIFQKAGLDILEETNISGAIWGKTLYNAALNPLGAVMKVPYGKLLDNNAMEIISEIVKEAFEVSKAEKVTMDWKTAEEYMYYLKNNQIPSTAEHHSSMYQDLSIGKKTEIDFINGYIVKTGKNYGIKTPVNSTVVNLIKLKENLILDKTAHEN
- a CDS encoding MGMT family protein; its protein translation is MEIRSGVCRFGLWRIRILWSENLVHKVSFERFGEESYVPPQIKLFLSGKKDTLSPLTSVALTDGHPYNNIYRAVFEIPYGETKTYSEVAEICGTHHRTVGIAMKRNPTPLIIPCHRVVSKNSLGGFTPDIMIKKSLLEIEKKKRNLAGLS